A portion of the Haemorhous mexicanus isolate bHaeMex1 chromosome 3, bHaeMex1.pri, whole genome shotgun sequence genome contains these proteins:
- the LOC132325746 gene encoding interleukin-17F-like: MAFSSSAGFRSLVLVLVLALTVRSSPHRKAAASARLGEGCPNQKDLKFPTTVNVDIRISNSDHAFGMVHDVRNRSLAPWDYRLDEDPNRFPRVIADARCRLSGCVTPLGQEDHGLNSVPIQQQILVLRREQRGCVPSYRLEKRIITVGCTCVTPVIQHQS; encoded by the exons ATGgctttcagcagctctgctggg TTCAGATCActggttttggtgctggttttAGCCCTGACTGTGAGGAGCTCCCCACACAGAaaggctgctgcctctgccaggctgggggaaggTTGCCCGAACCAAAAGGATCTCAAATTCCCCACAACAGTGAATGTTGACATCCGGATCAGCAACTCAGATCATGCCTTTGGGATGGTCCATGATGTCAGGAACCGGTCTCTCGCTCCTTGGGATTACAG GCTGGACGAGGATCCCAACCGCTTCCCGCGGGTGATTGCTGACGCCCGGTGCCGCCTGTCGGGCTGTGTGACccccctggggcaggaggacCACGGCCTCAACTCGGTGCCCATCCAGCAGCAGATCCTGGTGCTGCGGcgggagcagaggggctgcgTGCCCTCCTACCGTCTGGAGAAGAGAATCATCACCGTGGGCTgcacctgtgtcacccccgTCATCCAGCACCAGTCCTAG